AGCTGGTTTTTCGGTATGTTCCTCAACCAGTTTTGTGATCTGCTCAACGCTTACACCGCGATCCTTTGCAACACGCTGGATCTGGATCTGTGCACCTGCCGGAGATATGTCCGGATCAAGGCCGCTGCCACTGGCTGTTACCATGTCCGCAGGGATGTCGCTCTTCTTTAAATAAGGGTGGTATTTTAACAGCATATCCACGCGGTCGCTCACCTGTTTAAGGTAATTCGGGTTGGTTGAGCCTTTGTTAGAACCAGCTGAACCGGCAGCGTTATAATCCACTGCCGAAGGACGGCCCCAAAAATAGCCGGGCTTGTCAAACTTTTGGCCTACATCGGCATAGCCTACAACTTTTCCATTCAGGCTGATCGTTTCGCCGTCGCCTTTGCCTTTAGCTAATTTGCCTACGGTAGAGATCAGCAAGGGATAGATCACACATAGCAATACGGTTAAAACAACGGTCAAGCGTATTGCGGGTATAAAGTATTTTTTCATTTTTTGATTAGATAAATAGTCCAACTAAAAGGTCGATCAGCTTAATACCAATAAAAGGCGCTATCACCCCACCTAAGCCGTAGATCAATAAGTTGCGACGCAATAAAGCGCTGGCACCGATCGGTTTATATTCCACGCCTTTTAAAGCTAATGGAATCAGCATCGGGATAATGATCGCGTTAAAGATTACCGCCGATAGGATCGCGCTTTCCGGACTGTTCAGGCCCATGATATTCAGGTGCTGCAATGCTGGTATCGAAGCGATGAATAAAGCCGGAACGATAGCGAAGTATTTGGCTACATCGTTAGCGATCGAGAAGGTGGTCAAGGTACCACGGGTGATCAGCAATTGCTTACCGATCTCTACGATCTCGATCAGTTTGGTCGGGTCGTTGTCCAGGTCTACCATGTTACCGGCTTCTTTGGCCGCTTGGGTGCCGCTGTTCATGGCTACGCCAACATCCGCCTGGGCCAGTGCCGGTGCATCGTTGGTACCGTCGCCCATCATAGCTACCAGTTTTCCGGTAGCTTGCTCGTGCTTTATGTAGTTCATCTTGTCTTCGGGCTTGGCCTCGGCAATAAAGTCATCTACACCAGCTTTCTCTGCGATAAATTTGGCGGTAAGCGGGTTGTCACCGGTCACCATAACCGTTTTAACACCCATTTTACGCAGGCGCTCGAAGCGTTCGGCAATTCCGGGTTTAATGATGTCCTGCAATTCGATCACGCCCAGTATGTTACTGTTCGATGAAACTACTAAAGGTGTACCGCCGTTTGATGAGATCATTTTCACACGTTCCTCTACTTCCGCAGGTACCTGCTTTCCGGCTTTTTGGGCCAGGTTGCGCATCGAGTCGAAAGCACCTTTACGAATGGCATGGCCATCGGGGGTGTCGATACCGCTGGAACGGGTTTCCGCTGTAAATTTGATAAACTGAGAATCCTGCGGGGCACTTGGCAACTTGATGTGGGTTGCAGCCAGTTCTACAATAGATCTACCTTCGGGGGTTTCATCAGCCAGCGAGGATAGTACTGCTGCATGCACCAGGTCATCCGCCTGAAC
This Mucilaginibacter defluvii DNA region includes the following protein-coding sequences:
- the kdpC gene encoding potassium-transporting ATPase subunit KdpC, with the translated sequence MKKYFIPAIRLTVVLTVLLCVIYPLLISTVGKLAKGKGDGETISLNGKVVGYADVGQKFDKPGYFWGRPSAVDYNAAGSAGSNKGSTNPNYLKQVSDRVDMLLKYHPYLKKSDIPADMVTASGSGLDPDISPAGAQIQIQRVAKDRGVSVEQITKLVEEHTEKPALGPSTINVLKLNIALDELNK
- the kdpB gene encoding potassium-transporting ATPase subunit KdpB, encoding MKNQSNKLFEPALVQTALKESFIKLNPKVMLRNPVMFTVEVGTVIMAYVTFYSLTHKDQGSFAYNMLIFLILLLTLLFANFAEAIAEARGRAQADSLRKTREETPAKVMSNGSVITKSSNELKKGDVFICEPGDTIPTDGEIIEGLATIDESAITGESAPVIREAGGDKSSVTGGTKVLSDKIKVQVSTQPGESFLDKMIALVEGASRQKTPNEIALTILLASFTLIFIIVCVTLKPFADYANTPITVAALISLFVCLIPTTIGGLLSAIGIAGMDRALRANVITKSGKAVETAGDIDVLLLDKTGTITIGNRKATQFWPAPGVQADDLVHAAVLSSLADETPEGRSIVELAATHIKLPSAPQDSQFIKFTAETRSSGIDTPDGHAIRKGAFDSMRNLAQKAGKQVPAEVEERVKMISSNGGTPLVVSSNSNILGVIELQDIIKPGIAERFERLRKMGVKTVMVTGDNPLTAKFIAEKAGVDDFIAEAKPEDKMNYIKHEQATGKLVAMMGDGTNDAPALAQADVGVAMNSGTQAAKEAGNMVDLDNDPTKLIEIVEIGKQLLITRGTLTTFSIANDVAKYFAIVPALFIASIPALQHLNIMGLNSPESAILSAVIFNAIIIPMLIPLALKGVEYKPIGASALLRRNLLIYGLGGVIAPFIGIKLIDLLVGLFI